One genomic window of Polyangium aurulentum includes the following:
- a CDS encoding AAA family ATPase, with protein sequence MLPDIPGCQILETLAHDARFALYRGRLEDGTPVLVEAARSSGRGDERGRLRRAHALLKDLDSPGLPKPIGVIDQNERLALLLHDPGGRTLEERLRRGRLEIDAALTIAASIARALGALAAGGIVHRSIATHSVLVRDEDDAVTLLHLTSAARIADEARRVPDPDSPEGSLATMSPEQTGRTNRPVDHRSDLYALGVVMYEMLTGALPFPASDPVALVHAHLARTPRPPHEVDVGVPVGVSRIVSKLLAKSADDRYQSARGLWIDLETCLERLRGAGRIDAFPLARHDRPTLLSAPARIYGREAEREALVAAMDRARRSGRELFAIHGPAGMGKSTLVLDVAARIGAEEAYFAAGKFDQLAQPVPYVGVGQALRELVRGALAEPEEELGRMRGEIEEALGPNGELLGRLVPELSILLGPQPPAPDLGPAESQNRFALLVQRFLGVFTKRRPVVLFLDDLQWADPASIKLLQAVLTDPGGAYLLVIGAFRGGDDSEGSRMLRRTLDDLQWQGVPVTEVELRPLRPSDVRGLVAGILGCDAAEVESLGVLLWSKTSGNPFFVRQLVSVLVRDGLVKVDEETGAVWCDEERIEETVTEDIAPLLLGKIDKLNEASRRALVIASCFGHSFELKALAALCKQSAGDLRAALGEAVTEGLILPVRAPFAPDGPSSSGGTPPPPMAYRFSHDRVQQAAYSLLAEDERPARHLAIGRQLRARASDEEEGLFELLFHLNLGAVAMKDAAERLEAARLCLGGGRKAKGAAAYEAAAGYFAAGMNFLGERGWSALPEMMFSLARERAECAYLSGRFEEAEALFDLLLTRARSELESVSVHELRVTLNVTQGRFAEAIAVGRAALALLGITLPEDEAAVERAFEAERQRIEELLAGRPWAEIVAAPALADPKKKAALRILMHLGAPANVVSARLMSLVCTLTARLSLEHGSSELAAIAYVLYAVIVAAELRRYEEGFALGELGLALHERFPNPEISCKIYQTFGGNIHFYCRPLRGALPYLERAQREGLTTGDFPFLSYSCSDTMSVKLGMGDDLGAVEQEIEGFLALMEKTKDALSESYLRVGYQLVRCLRGRTKGRTSLSEGDFNEAGLPEALVEKGLPFVACRYHAARLELSLIFGELEAAEKAAAEADRLSKFAVGQYFATELAFHSALVAAARLPDGTPEDQARRAALLDRRESELSLLAESCSANFRHKLLLVQAERARAERRDAEAIDLYDAAIEGAHAGGFVKDEALACELAGEFHLWRDRRRLARAYLADARAAYHRWGARTKVEELSASHEALWDGEDPPWELTVRAAPREHGGPTLDAATVIRAAQAITGEILLDRVILRVLRGVIESAGAERGALLLDRSGRLWVEATMEVEPERLVPRSSTLAEESATLPLAIIEYVRRTREAIVLGDAQADRRFVRDSYVTERKLSSVLCMPLTHKGRLVGVIYLEHASVRDAFTPARMELVSFLASQSAFAVESAQLYAEVQRVTEALMRSNEGLEAEVTRRTKELRETADKLRVELDQRTRAEREREELQARIIAAQRERLAELSTPIIPISDDVVVMPLIGSMDEERAAEVLEVALRGASERGARAVILDVTGVKGGDAGVADALVQAAAALRLLGSEAILTGMRPEVARAIVTRGSSLEGLVTKGSLQAGIAWALRDRRGRGRV encoded by the coding sequence ATGCTCCCCGACATCCCCGGCTGTCAGATCCTCGAGACGCTCGCGCACGACGCGCGGTTTGCCCTTTACCGGGGTCGCCTCGAGGACGGCACGCCCGTGCTCGTCGAGGCGGCGCGAAGCAGCGGGCGCGGCGACGAGCGCGGGCGGCTGCGCAGGGCCCACGCGCTGCTCAAGGACCTCGACAGCCCAGGGCTGCCGAAGCCCATCGGCGTCATCGATCAGAACGAGCGGCTCGCGCTCCTGCTCCACGACCCCGGCGGGCGCACGCTCGAGGAGCGGCTGCGGCGCGGGCGGCTCGAGATCGACGCGGCCCTCACCATCGCAGCGTCCATCGCGCGCGCGCTCGGCGCCCTCGCCGCAGGCGGCATCGTCCACCGATCGATCGCCACGCACAGCGTCCTCGTTCGCGACGAGGACGACGCCGTCACCCTCCTGCACCTGACCTCCGCCGCGCGCATCGCCGACGAGGCCCGGCGCGTGCCCGATCCGGACAGCCCCGAGGGCTCGCTCGCGACCATGTCGCCCGAGCAAACCGGTCGGACAAACCGCCCGGTCGATCACCGCTCGGACCTCTACGCGCTCGGCGTCGTCATGTACGAGATGCTCACCGGCGCGCTGCCCTTCCCCGCGTCCGATCCGGTGGCGCTCGTGCACGCCCACCTCGCGCGCACGCCGAGGCCCCCGCACGAGGTCGACGTCGGCGTGCCCGTGGGCGTGTCGCGCATCGTCTCGAAGCTGCTCGCGAAGAGCGCCGACGATCGCTACCAGAGCGCGCGCGGCCTGTGGATCGACCTCGAGACGTGCCTCGAGCGCCTGCGCGGCGCGGGCCGCATCGACGCCTTCCCGCTCGCGCGCCACGACCGGCCCACGCTCCTGTCCGCGCCCGCGCGCATCTACGGTCGCGAGGCCGAGCGCGAGGCGCTGGTGGCCGCGATGGATCGCGCTCGCCGTAGCGGCCGGGAGCTGTTCGCGATCCACGGCCCCGCCGGCATGGGCAAGTCGACGCTGGTGCTCGACGTGGCCGCGCGCATCGGCGCCGAGGAGGCGTACTTCGCGGCGGGCAAGTTCGATCAGCTCGCCCAGCCCGTGCCCTACGTCGGCGTGGGACAGGCGCTTCGCGAGCTCGTCCGCGGCGCGCTCGCCGAGCCGGAAGAAGAGCTCGGCCGGATGCGCGGCGAGATCGAGGAGGCGCTCGGTCCGAACGGCGAGCTTCTCGGGCGGCTCGTGCCCGAGCTGTCGATCCTGCTCGGTCCCCAGCCTCCCGCGCCCGATCTCGGCCCCGCCGAGTCGCAGAACCGCTTCGCGCTCCTCGTGCAGCGCTTCCTCGGCGTGTTCACCAAGCGCCGGCCCGTCGTGCTCTTCCTCGACGACTTGCAGTGGGCCGATCCCGCGTCGATCAAGCTCCTGCAGGCCGTGCTCACCGATCCGGGCGGCGCGTACCTGCTCGTGATCGGCGCCTTCCGCGGCGGCGACGACAGCGAGGGCAGCCGCATGCTCCGGCGCACGCTCGACGACCTGCAATGGCAGGGCGTGCCCGTGACCGAGGTCGAGCTGCGGCCGCTGCGCCCGTCCGACGTGCGCGGGCTCGTGGCCGGCATCCTCGGCTGCGACGCCGCGGAGGTCGAGTCGCTCGGCGTGCTCCTGTGGAGCAAGACCAGCGGCAACCCGTTCTTCGTGCGGCAGCTCGTCTCGGTGCTCGTGCGCGACGGCCTCGTCAAGGTCGACGAGGAGACCGGCGCCGTGTGGTGCGACGAGGAGCGCATCGAGGAGACGGTCACCGAGGACATCGCGCCGCTGCTCCTCGGCAAGATCGACAAGCTGAACGAGGCGAGCCGACGCGCGCTCGTCATCGCCTCGTGCTTCGGCCACTCCTTCGAGCTCAAGGCGCTCGCGGCCCTGTGCAAGCAGAGCGCGGGGGACCTCCGCGCGGCCCTCGGCGAGGCCGTGACCGAGGGCCTGATCCTGCCCGTGCGCGCGCCCTTCGCGCCCGACGGCCCCTCCTCCTCGGGGGGCACGCCGCCTCCGCCCATGGCCTACCGCTTCTCGCACGATCGCGTGCAGCAAGCGGCCTACTCGCTCCTCGCCGAGGACGAGCGACCGGCGCGGCACCTCGCGATCGGCAGGCAGCTCCGCGCGCGGGCGAGCGACGAGGAGGAGGGCCTGTTCGAGCTGCTCTTCCACCTGAACCTCGGCGCCGTGGCCATGAAGGACGCGGCCGAGAGGCTCGAGGCGGCGCGGCTCTGTCTCGGCGGCGGGCGCAAGGCCAAGGGCGCGGCGGCGTACGAGGCGGCGGCCGGGTACTTCGCGGCCGGCATGAACTTCCTCGGCGAGCGCGGCTGGTCGGCCTTGCCCGAGATGATGTTCTCGCTCGCGCGCGAGCGCGCCGAGTGCGCGTACCTCTCGGGCCGGTTCGAGGAGGCCGAGGCGCTCTTCGATCTGCTGCTCACGCGGGCGCGGAGCGAGCTCGAGAGCGTCAGCGTGCACGAGCTGCGCGTGACGCTCAACGTGACGCAGGGCCGCTTCGCGGAGGCGATCGCGGTCGGGCGTGCCGCGCTCGCGCTGCTCGGGATCACGCTGCCGGAGGACGAGGCCGCCGTCGAGCGCGCGTTCGAGGCGGAGCGACAGCGCATCGAGGAGCTTCTCGCGGGCCGGCCCTGGGCCGAGATCGTCGCGGCCCCGGCGCTCGCCGATCCGAAGAAGAAGGCGGCGCTGCGGATCCTCATGCACCTCGGCGCTCCCGCCAACGTGGTGAGCGCGAGGCTGATGTCGCTCGTCTGCACGTTGACCGCGCGGCTGTCGCTCGAGCACGGAAGCTCCGAGCTCGCCGCCATCGCGTACGTGCTCTACGCCGTCATCGTCGCCGCCGAGCTGCGGCGCTACGAGGAGGGGTTCGCCCTCGGCGAGCTCGGCCTCGCGCTCCACGAGCGCTTCCCGAACCCCGAGATCTCTTGCAAGATCTACCAGACGTTCGGCGGCAACATTCACTTCTACTGCCGGCCGCTGCGGGGAGCGCTGCCCTATCTCGAGCGCGCGCAGCGTGAGGGCCTGACGACGGGCGACTTCCCGTTCCTGTCCTACTCGTGCTCCGACACGATGAGCGTCAAGCTCGGCATGGGCGACGATCTCGGCGCGGTCGAGCAGGAGATCGAGGGCTTCCTCGCGCTGATGGAGAAGACGAAGGACGCCCTGTCGGAGTCGTACCTGCGCGTCGGCTACCAGCTCGTGCGCTGCTTGCGAGGCCGCACGAAGGGGCGCACCTCGCTGAGCGAGGGCGACTTCAACGAGGCGGGCCTGCCCGAGGCGCTCGTCGAGAAGGGCCTGCCCTTCGTCGCTTGCCGCTACCACGCGGCGCGGCTCGAGCTGTCGCTGATCTTCGGCGAGCTCGAGGCCGCCGAGAAGGCCGCGGCCGAGGCCGATCGGCTGAGCAAGTTCGCGGTGGGGCAGTACTTCGCGACCGAGCTCGCGTTCCACAGCGCGCTCGTGGCCGCGGCGCGCCTGCCCGACGGGACGCCCGAGGATCAGGCCAGGCGCGCGGCGCTGCTCGATCGTCGCGAGTCCGAGCTGTCCCTCCTCGCCGAGAGCTGCTCTGCGAACTTCCGGCACAAGCTCTTGCTCGTGCAGGCGGAGCGGGCGCGGGCAGAGCGGCGCGACGCCGAGGCGATCGATCTGTACGACGCCGCGATCGAGGGCGCGCACGCGGGCGGCTTCGTGAAGGACGAGGCGCTCGCGTGCGAGCTCGCGGGCGAGTTCCACCTGTGGCGCGATCGCAGGCGCCTCGCGCGGGCCTACCTCGCCGACGCGCGCGCGGCCTATCACCGCTGGGGCGCGCGGACGAAGGTGGAGGAGCTGTCGGCGAGCCACGAGGCGCTCTGGGACGGCGAGGATCCTCCGTGGGAGCTGACCGTGCGCGCCGCGCCGCGCGAGCACGGAGGCCCGACGCTCGACGCCGCGACCGTGATCCGCGCCGCGCAGGCGATCACGGGAGAGATCCTGCTCGACCGGGTGATCCTGCGCGTCTTGCGCGGCGTCATCGAGAGCGCGGGGGCCGAGCGCGGGGCGCTCCTGCTCGACCGCAGCGGGCGGCTGTGGGTCGAGGCGACGATGGAGGTGGAGCCGGAGCGGCTCGTGCCTCGTTCGAGCACGCTCGCCGAGGAGAGCGCGACGTTGCCGCTCGCGATCATCGAGTACGTGCGGCGCACGCGCGAGGCGATCGTGCTGGGCGACGCGCAAGCCGATCGCCGCTTCGTGCGCGACTCGTACGTGACCGAGCGCAAGCTGTCGTCGGTCCTGTGCATGCCGCTGACGCACAAGGGTCGGCTCGTGGGCGTCATCTATCTCGAGCACGCGTCGGTGCGCGACGCGTTCACGCCGGCGCGCATGGAGCTCGTCTCGTTCCTCGCGTCGCAGTCGGCGTTCGCGGTGGAGAGCGCGCAGCTCTACGCCGAGGTGCAGCGCGTGACCGAGGCGCTGATGCGCTCGAACGAGGGGCTCGAGGCCGAGGTCACGCGCCGGACGAAGGAGCTGCGGGAGACGGCGGACAAGCTGCGCGTCGAGCTCGATCAGCGCACGCGCGCCGAGCGTGAGCGCGAGGAGCTGCAAGCGCGGATCATCGCGGCGCAGAGGGAGCGCCTCGCGGAGCTGTCGACGCCGATCATCCCGATCTCGGACGACGTGGTGGTGATGCCGCTCATCGGCTCGATGGACGAGGAGCGCGCGGCGGAGGTGCTCGAGGTGGCGCTGCGCGGCGCCTCGGAGCGCGGTGCGCGCGCGGTGATCCTCGACGTGACGGGCGTGAAGGGCGGCGACGCGGGCGTGGCGGACGCGCTGGTGCAGGCGGCTGCGGCGCTCCGGCTGCTCGGGTCCGAGGCGATCCTGACGGGGATGCGGCCCGAGGTTGCGAGGGCCATCGTGACGCGCGGATCGAGCCTGGAGGGCCTCGTGACGAAGGGCAGCCTTCAGGCGGGGATCGCGTGGGCCCTGCGGGATCGAAGGGGACGCGGTCGCGTCTAG
- a CDS encoding PAS domain S-box protein has protein sequence MSTSEEADRVAALEQKLAERDREIERLRRELFRFRMMVEHAPVGMFEDDPTGACTYVNGRWCEFTGLTPDEAMGFGWTKVLDPEDATALAAQFSSASGPPINMAVDFRVTRTDGQVRWMHGQTTAIFDESGQIVGYIGSGTDITERRRTEQELQRVQEELEQRVEERTAELRKAAEVRAELEAQVIASQESLIRELSTPLMPIADGVLAMPLVGSISAERAEGILEALLAGVSASGAQVVILDITGVPMVDTHAADALMRAARATRLLGAEVIVTGIGPAVAQTLIELDVGLNDVVTRSTLQAGIAHALRRVKGRFMGSTK, from the coding sequence ATGAGCACCAGCGAAGAGGCGGATCGCGTGGCGGCGCTCGAGCAGAAGCTCGCGGAGAGGGATCGTGAAATCGAGCGGCTGCGCCGGGAGCTGTTTCGCTTCCGGATGATGGTCGAGCACGCGCCCGTGGGCATGTTCGAGGACGACCCGACGGGGGCCTGCACGTACGTGAACGGGCGCTGGTGCGAATTCACGGGCCTCACCCCCGACGAGGCCATGGGCTTCGGCTGGACGAAGGTGCTCGACCCGGAAGACGCCACCGCCCTCGCGGCGCAGTTCTCGAGCGCCTCTGGCCCGCCGATCAACATGGCCGTCGATTTCCGCGTCACCCGAACGGACGGCCAGGTCCGCTGGATGCACGGGCAGACGACCGCGATCTTCGACGAAAGCGGGCAGATCGTCGGGTATATCGGGAGCGGGACGGATATCACCGAGCGGCGTCGAACCGAGCAGGAGCTGCAGCGCGTCCAGGAGGAGCTCGAGCAGCGCGTCGAGGAGAGGACGGCGGAGCTGCGCAAGGCGGCCGAGGTGCGCGCGGAGCTGGAGGCGCAGGTCATCGCCTCGCAGGAGTCGCTCATTCGCGAGTTATCGACGCCCCTGATGCCCATTGCGGACGGGGTGCTCGCGATGCCGCTCGTGGGGTCCATCAGCGCGGAGCGGGCCGAGGGGATCCTCGAGGCGCTGCTCGCGGGCGTGAGCGCGTCGGGGGCGCAGGTGGTCATCCTGGACATCACGGGCGTGCCGATGGTCGACACGCACGCCGCGGACGCCTTGATGCGTGCTGCGCGGGCGACGCGCCTGCTCGGCGCCGAGGTGATCGTGACCGGAATCGGGCCCGCAGTCGCGCAGACGCTGATCGAGCTGGACGTGGGGCTGAACGACGTGGTCACGCGCAGCACGCTCCAGGCGGGGATTGCGCATGCGCTGCGGAGGGTGAAGGGGCGTTTCATGGGATCCACGAAATGA
- the parA gene encoding ParA family partition ATPase — MIIALTGQKGGIGKSTTAVNLAVAALARGRRVLLVDADPQGTVRTWGEVASEAGQKTPTIVAMGATMHRTGQLGAVAPSYDLTIIDCPPRHGEVSRSALMIADVAIFPCGPTAVDAWALSSAAEVFEEARALRDGLSGCVLITRKQGRTAIAKGARAALETSGLPVLKTELGHRVAYQEALAVGKGVTSHAPRDAAAKEIFHLLEEVEAFYHAQEASRGFASEAAVA; from the coding sequence ATGATCATCGCGCTCACCGGACAGAAGGGTGGGATCGGCAAGAGCACGACGGCGGTGAACCTCGCCGTCGCGGCCCTCGCGCGAGGGCGCCGGGTGCTGCTCGTGGACGCCGATCCTCAGGGGACCGTCCGCACGTGGGGTGAGGTCGCGAGCGAGGCCGGGCAAAAGACGCCGACCATTGTGGCCATGGGCGCCACGATGCACCGCACCGGGCAGCTCGGCGCCGTGGCGCCCTCGTACGATCTCACGATCATCGATTGCCCGCCGCGGCACGGCGAGGTCTCTCGCTCGGCATTGATGATCGCGGACGTGGCCATTTTCCCGTGCGGGCCGACGGCGGTCGACGCGTGGGCGCTGTCGAGCGCGGCCGAGGTGTTCGAGGAGGCCCGCGCGCTGCGCGATGGATTGAGCGGCTGCGTGCTGATCACGCGCAAGCAGGGACGCACCGCGATCGCCAAGGGCGCGCGCGCGGCGCTCGAGACCTCGGGATTGCCGGTCCTGAAGACCGAGCTCGGCCACAGGGTCGCTTATCAGGAGGCGCTCGCCGTGGGCAAAGGCGTGACCAGCCACGCCCCGCGGGACGCCGCCGCCAAGGAAATCTTCCATCTGCTCGAGGAAGTGGAGGCTTTTTATCATGCCCAAGAAGCAAGTCGCGGTTTCGCTTCGGAAGCCGCCGTCGCCTGA